The Zonotrichia albicollis isolate bZonAlb1 chromosome 21, bZonAlb1.hap1, whole genome shotgun sequence genome segment GTGCAACACGACCTGTGGCCGGGGTGTGAAGAAGAGGATCGTGCTCTGCCTGGAGATTGTCAATGGCAAGATCAAGACCCGCAGCCCCTCTGACTGTGACGTGGCCAAGAAGCCCGTGGAGGAGAGCACGTGCTTCGAGAGGCCCTGCTTCAAGTGGTACACCACCCCCTGGTCTGAGGTGAGCTGGAAggggtccccagggctgtgctgccccatCCATTTGCACCAAGGGTCCCTCTGCCTGCAGAACCCCCAGGAGATGGGTGAGTCCCTGCAGGATGTTGTCCCTGAGGGTGTTTTTGCTGCAtggtgcagctggggctgtctgTGCTCAGGGAGGTCAGGATTGACAGGGGCTGTTTGAGGCCAGATGtagctttattttttctttatttttttccctcatgccTGGAAATGTGGCTTGGAGCCCACAGGGTTGTTGCCCCTAGGATACAGAATTTGGGGATACTCCATCACCCTGCACAACACAAAAGGCAGCCAGGCTCCAGGGGGCTTCCTCCAAGCCCTCCTGGATGCAGCCTCCCTGATCTGAGCTCCAAGAGCCTCATTTTTAGTCTTGCAAACCCTATAATTAACCaaagcagccctgctgccatcccagctccatgaGGCATCCaaagggcagcaggcagtgaggGCTGGGCCCAGCAGTGGCTCCACACCCCCCATGGATGCAGAGAGACCCCACAACCCCACTCCTGGTTCTCTGGGGGGCTTCATGGCCATCCATGTCTTGCAGAGCATCACCTGGACTGGGCCAGCTGGTTTGTGGTCCCCTttgaagggcagcagcaggaggagggagggtgTCAGAGCCAAAGGATAGGACCACATCCACCTCCCCTGGGCAGAAGCTgatgctgctggcagcaaaGACAGAGCGAGGGGACAGcagtgtggcactgggatgtgacattctcctcctgccctAACATCTCCAGCGAGCAGGTTCTGGCTCAGAACAGTCCCCTGGCATGGCAGGGTCTTGCCTCACCCTTTCTCTCTGTCCCCCAGTGCACAAAAACCTGCGGGATTGGCGTGAGGATGCGGGATGTGAAGTGCTACCAGGGCAAGGACATCGTGCGGGGCTGCGACCCACTGGTGAAGCCAGTGGGCAAACAGACCTGtgacctgcagccctgccccacagagcccccaggtGAGCCCCACAGCCTTGGTTTGCCATGGatccctccagcagcactgccccatTTGGATAATGATCCCAGGGAGGACGTCAGGGACAGCTCTCCCTCTGTGCCCAAGCAATGCACAGGCTCCTTCTGGAGATAAATTAAGAGGAGAGCTCAGAAGAATCATGCTCTGACCTGAAGATAAAAGGGGCCTTTGGAGAGCTGGTTTGGGTGCTGCTTCTGTAAGATTCCAGCTAGAGCTGAGGAAGTTCTGTCTGTGCcattattttaatgatttttggTCTTTGGATGTCCTGTGGGATTTGTAACTATCTCGTTATCTGGCTCGTCTGCTGGCTCAGAGTCCCTGTGATCTTTAGCAAACACACAGTTCTAATCCTTTAATAGGATTTGGGAATAAGGACAGTGTGGGAGAAAAGCATGAAAATGGGTGACAGATTTGGGGCCAACTCCTGGCTCAGCTCTGGGTGCTCTCAGCTGCCCACTCCCTTGGGATCCATGGAGCTTGGGAGTTGCCTCGTGGCCACCTTGCCCTGAGAGCAATCTGGTTTCATGCAAATCCTATGGATTTGAAGcaaaaaatgtatatatataaaagtataAATCCTATGGGTTTGAAGCAAAATATTGCACTGAAGGAGTTGGAAGAGTGCTGAAAGAGACTCATCCCTTTCTCCAGCATCTCACTTGTCCCTAactctggatgtggcactgctGGATTCCCATTCCCTTTCTCAAAAAGCCTCCTTGGGATAGAAATGGTGAATCTCTGCCAGGGGAAGCCCTTGACCTGGGGACAACTCAGTGCCTTGGTGGCTCCAGCagtccctgggcagctctgttTTACAGCAGAGACATTGAGCTTCAGGGCTGGGACCAAGTGAGACTCCCCAAGGTGTCAGGTGGGAAGGAACAGCTCAACCTGCTCATGCCTTTGGCCAGGCTGACAATGACATTTCTGGACAAGCTCCATGGTGCATGCCAGGGGATGTCAGGGAGGTGGCAGCCACAACTGGACTGATGTTGTTGCTCATCCCATGGTGCTTAAAGCTGTGTAGGGTGGGAAATGACCTCATGAGCTCAcaattgtttattttcttcttcttcttttccatgCCATGCCTTGAGAAATAGCACTCTGGGAGACAGGGTACCAGCCTGCTCACACCTGCCAGCAGCCACGAGACAGTGGCACCAAAACTGGCACAAATAAAGCTCCAGCAACATTTTAGTTCTGGCTGGGAACAGCAGGAGAGACATAAATTAAGGGAGAAATCCTACCCTGACCACCTACTCTCCAAGTGCTTTAACAAAGGTTAAACCAAAAACCAGCCACCCCAGCCCCAAGTTACTTCAGCACCCGAGGAAAATCAGATGTATCTGTCAGGGATTTAACCTGTGATCCCTGTGCCATATTTCCATGCACTTCATGTCCTGCTAAAGTGCATTTTCTCTCCCTGCAGATGACAGCTGCCAGGACCAGGCAGGAACCAACTGTGCCTTGGCCATCAAGGTGAACCTGTGCAGCCACTGGTACTACAGCAAAGCCTGCTGCCGCTCCTGCCGTGCCCCCCACTCCTAGGGCAGGGCTGCCTGAGCCAGggctcctccttcccctgccctcaCAGCCCAGACACTGCTGACAAGGATGCTCTTGGCCTGGTTTGTGTGTCCCCACCGAGGCAGgactcttctccaggctgctggACGTTGGGAGCCCCCTGGGGTCAGAGCTGTACAGAAATCTTGTATATTTGattccccccccccaaaatccagctACACCCAAGGTCCTGTCCTGTTTCTTCCCTCGGTGCAAGGTTGGGGTTGGCGAGGGGAAGGTGTGAACTCTGGGAAGTGCAAGTTTCCCTTCCCAAAATGGGCTTGGTGGTGCCTCTCTCCTGATTTTTCCTGAGGTTCTCCTTAGCTGAATTAACGTGGTGGGAAGCTGTTTGTTAAATAAACTCAAGCCCTTTTTTGTAATATGTAGGTGTATACTTTTTCAGAGAATTTTATCTTATAATCAAATGTTAGTTTCATAGTCCTTACAACCCCTCCCTGATGCTGACATATTGTATATAATAAGGAAACATAACTGCACTTTATATCACAAAAAAGATGTGctcttttttaatatatttgtttACAGACAGTGAACTTTATCCATATAATCATTAATTTGTACTCATATGTATATTTTAATAAAGTTGTCATATTTATGGtggtattttgttttattctccAGTTTGTAGTGgagtgctgggagcactggaattggggctggggatTTGCTGGTGCCatggggaggcagagcagctttAAATCGGCAGAATCACAGCTACTTGGACAGTGATGGAAGGAGAAGTCCCAACagtggggggattttgggactTTTGGGGGCCCTTTGGAGTTCTGTGGCTTTAGAAGCTGCAGCCCTGAAGCTCCTCAGGGGTTTGGGAACACAGAGATTTTACACAGCGACTATAAGAAAAGAGTTTTCTGAGGTCCCAAGGGGTTGTTGCTCTGTGTTTTTATTGGTGTGACCCCCAGACACTGAGCCAAAGGCTCTTTAGCATCCCCCCAAATTTCTGTGTGCACCCCCAAGTGCTGCTGCAACACTCtctcagcagcagggagctcctCAGCCCTTTCCAAACATCACCCCAAATTTGCAGATGCAgcgacaaaaaaaaaagaaaacaaacaacaaacctcAAAACCCATGTCaaagtaatttatttctttttatttttttttcttttttgactttttccctccccaaaatctgagATTCCCAAAGTCCTGTACAACAGATCACCAGGTGAGGGTTAGTGAAAGCCAACCATTTGCTGAATTTCCAAGCTACAAGGGAAAGaaacaaggaagaaaaggaggaaaggaaggctggtaggagaaatcacaaaaaacAGGAAGAGAAGGGCTCAAGGCATGGGAACAAACCCCAGTGAGAACTGTACATGGGGGCATGGCCTGagtggctgcatccctctgggatgtgctgggccacagggaccAAGCCCGGAATATTAAACACGTAGGAAACCAACCCCAGCCCTCCCCACCCCAAACAGAACCCCCCCCAAGAAAGTCAAAGATATTCATTTGCAAAGACTGACTTGTACTTCAAAAGGTTTCCTGTGGAATTAAAAGCCCTCAGTGGTTTGAAGTAAAATacccagccaggctgcaaaGTGTCCATGAGCCCCGAGGGCTGCAGCCATGGCTGCTTCTTCCCAGAAcatctttaaaaaggaaaatttccctggagcacagccctgaggccaTCTGAGTCTCTGTGCAGCCAGTCCATCCTCGCCAGCCATCCCCAGGTGATGCTTTTAACCTGAATAATGCCCAGTCCAGGAGAAACAGGGAGTTCTGTCACGTGGAGGAGAGGAATGGAGACAGCCTGGAGAAACCAGAGCAGGAGGCCCCTCAGAGCTGCAATTCCTCTCCTAAATCTCTGAGTAAGCCCAAGGGCTCCCTTGCAGCACATTTGGTGCAGAGGGACGAGCTCTGAGCCTGCTGCTCCCCCAGACTGTCCCTGCTGCATCCAGATGGGACAGAGCTggtgccacagccaggctgcccaGCCATGGTGAATGGCTCAATGCAAAATGCAAATAGAGGTTTTGATTAAATTTAAAAGTGCTTTGACACTGTCTTGGATGGGAGGAAAgtgtcttttttaaaatttttgtttaaaaaacctCTCCCAAACAAATAAATGTGTAAAAATGTGCATGCAAGGGATGGGCACACACACGGTGACCCCTGTGCCATGGAGCCCTCAGCCCGAAGTTGTGTGTGGCGTCACTTGGAGCAGGGATGTTGATTATCCCCAGGGATATTCCTCCATCCCAAGGTGTGCTGTGGGTCATTTCCATCACTGAATAATGCAGAGGTTTTacatccccagcccagctccttcagGGGGTCCATGAGGCCGCTCTGGGGGGCTCCAGGGACAGGCCCAGCCACCATCCTAACCCTGAGGGGATTATGCCTGGCACCCGGGATTAGTGCCTGGCACCTGGGAATAGTGCCTGGCACCTGAGATTAGTGCCTGGCACCTGGGATTAGTGCCTGGCACCCGGGATTAGTGTCTGGCTGGGGCAGTGAGATGGACTGGGGACGGTGCAGGGCTCACACGCACAGCCATCcccatggctgcagcagggagcagcacaggctaGCAGAAGGGTGGGCAGTGACATTTTGGGGTGGCTGAGTGTATCCTGGGGTCCCCAGGtcatgccagcagctgctgctgacctGCAGCACGTTTTCAGCCATTTTCAGCCACCCATGAGCCCCATCATTTCCTCATCACCCCTGGCCAAACGGTGAGGAGGGGCAGCTCCTCCATAGAAAAGGATGCTCAATATCAAAATCCtctttataaaagaaaaaagcaaactctgcagagctgggaaaccTCTCATTCCAGCTGCACTCCCACACTCCTCACCTGAGTTTGCTCTGCTACCCCTTTATACCGCCAGCCCGAAAtacattcactttttttttcacttcatatttttttgttttgtttggttttttccctattCAAAACTCCTCCACGGACTCCAACCAGTCCTCCCCACTGCTGTCCAAAGCCCTCGGGGCTGGGTGGGCGGGTGGCACCTCAGACATCGGTGCTGATGCTGCGGCTGCGGGAGAACGCCTCCCGCATGGCCGAGAGCCGGTTGGGGTTGAGCGCCTGCAGGTTGGACACGGGCAGCGCCAGATCCTCCTGGCTCACCGTCTTGTAGCTCACCCTGTCCCCCCCGTTGTGCAGATCCTCGGGGGGCTCCTGCAGGAAGAAGGTGGGGggctcctgcaggaaggagctgggggGCTCCTGGAGGAAAGATGTGGTGGGCTCTTGGAGGAAAGATGTGGTGGGTTCTTGGAGGAAGGAGGTTGGGGTTTCTTGGAGGAAGGAGGTTGGGGGCTCTTGGAGGAAGGATGTGGGGGGCTCCTGGAGGAAGGAGGTGGGGGGTTCTTGGAGGAAGGAGGTTGGGGGCTCGTAGGGAgtgcagctggggcagctgggccGGCTCTGGGCTGGTTTTTTGGCGAAAGGGGATGAGGAGTAGAGCGAGGGGCCGTTGGTCAGCACTACGTTGCGGTTGCAGTGCAGCGGAGGGATGTGCGAGTGCACGGCGAAGTCGggctcctcctcgtcctcctcggATTCATCCTTCTTGCAGCAGTAGTACTGAAACGGGAGGGGCTCAGCTGGCACCCCCAAAGCTGCCAGGCCATCAGCCCTCCCCGCTCAGGCACCCCCAAGCCTTACCTGGAGCCTACAGTAGCAGAGGACGGCGATGATACAGAGTAAAATGACAGTCGCTAAAATTCCACCTGTGATGACCACGGTCCCGGCTGTCATCCGCCCTCTTCTCCATTAACAGCCTGCAAAATTGGGTATACAGataaggggctgggctgcagaacCCCAAACTCTCTGCTTACCCCACTTTGAAGTGGGTTAAA includes the following:
- the FAM163B gene encoding protein FAM163B, which encodes MTAGTVVITGGILATVILLCIIAVLCYCRLQYYCCKKDESEEDEEEPDFAVHSHIPPLHCNRNVVLTNGPSLYSSSPFAKKPAQSRPSCPSCTPYEPPTSFLQEPPTSFLQEPPTSFLQEPPTSFLQETPTSFLQEPTTSFLQEPTTSFLQEPPSSFLQEPPTFFLQEPPEDLHNGGDRVSYKTVSQEDLALPVSNLQALNPNRLSAMREAFSRSRSISTDV